One genomic segment of Coffea arabica cultivar ET-39 chromosome 6e, Coffea Arabica ET-39 HiFi, whole genome shotgun sequence includes these proteins:
- the LOC113708627 gene encoding adenylosuccinate synthetase 2, chloroplastic-like, giving the protein MNLSSSSSLRLDTNSISTRAAVAVPFNGPQSYRIPFGGTGLRKVVKFSPACSSAAKPVDAVVDKQPQKVGELGARGLSRIESLSQVSGVLGCQWGDEGKGKLVDILAEHFDVVARCQGGANAGHTIYNSEGKKFALHLIPSGILNEEPLCVIGNGVVVHLPGFFKEIDSLESNGVSCKGRILVSDRAHLLFDFHQVVDELREAELAKSFIGTTRRGIGPCYSSKVIRNGIRVSDLRHMDTFPQKLDLLLSDAASRFQGFNYGPDMLREEVERYKRFAERLEPFVADTVHVMNEAISQKKKILVEGGQATMLDVDFGTYPFVTSSSPSAGGICTGLGIAPRAVGDLIGVVKAYTTRVGSGPFPTEILGKGGDLLRFAGQEFGTTTGRPRRCGWLDIVALRYCCQINGFSSLNLTKLDVLSDLPEIQLGVSYGQIDGAPIKSFPADLRVLEQVKVEYEVLPGWQCDISSIRNYSDLPKAAHQYVERIEELVGVPIHYIGVGPGRDSLIYK; this is encoded by the exons ATGAACCTCTCATCGTCCTCCTCTTTAAGACTCGATACTAACTCCATTTCCACCAGAGCAGCTGTAGCAGTCCCATTCAATGGACCCCAATCTTACCGAATTCCCTTTGGCGGGACGGGTCTGAGGAAAGTGGTAAAGTTCAGCCCCGCTTGCTCCTCTGCAGCCAAGCCGGTGGATGCTGTGGTGGATAAGCAGCCGCAGAAGGTGGGTGAGTTGGGCGCCCGTGGGCTGAGTCGAATTGAGTCCCTGAGTCAAGTTTCGGGGGTGCTGGGTTGCCAATGGGGCGATGAAGGGAAAGGAAAGCTCGTTGATATTTTAGCTGAGCATTTCGACGTCGTTGCTCGATGTCAG GGTGGAGCTAATGCTGGACACACTATATATAACTCAGAAGGCAAAAAATTTGCCCTTCACCTTATTCCTTCAGGAATTCTTAATGAGGAACCCCTCTGTGTTATTGGCAATGGCGTTGTGGTGCACCTGCCAGGATTCTTTAAAGAAATAGACAGTCTTGAATCTAATGGAGTCTCTTGTAAAGGAAGGATCTTGGTATCTGATCGTGCTCACTTGTTATTTGATTTTCATCAAGTTGTTGATGAACTTAGAGAAGCTGAGCTTGCCAAATCCTTTATTGGAACCACCCGGAGAGGCATTGGACCTTGCTATTCAAGCAAAGTTATCCGGAATGGTATAAGAGTAAGTGACTTGAGGCATATGGATACTTTTCCACAGAAGCTTGATCTTTTATTATCAGATGCAGCTTCAAGGTTCCAAGGTTTTAACTATGGCCCTGACATGCTCAGGGAAGAAGTTGAACGGTACAAGAGATTTGCTGAGAGGTTGGAACCCTTTGTCGCTGATACTGTGCATGTCATGAATGAAGCTATCtctcaaaagaagaaaattttagtgGAAGGTGGTCAGGCAACCATGTTAGATGTTGACTTTGGAACATATCCATTTGTAACTTCTTCCAGTCCTTCAGctggaggtatctgtactggtCTTGGAATTGCTCCTAGAGCAGTTGGTGATCTTATTGGAGTG GTTAAAGCCTACACTACTAGAGTTGGTTCAGGACCCTTTCCAACAGAAATTTTGGGGAAAGGTGGCGACCTTCTTAGGTTTGCTGGACAAGAATTTGGCACAACAACTGGTCGCCCTCGTCGTTGTGGCTGGCTTGACATAGTTGCTCTCAGATACTGCTGCCAAATCAATGGCTTTTCTTCTCTGAACCTCACCAAACTTGATGTTTTATCAGATCTACCTGAAATTCAGTTAGGTGTTTCATATGGACAAATTGATGGTGCTCCAATCAAATCATTCCCTGCAGATCTTCGAGTTTTGGAGCAAGTCAAA GTGGAATATGAAGTTTTGCCAGGGTGGCAGTGTGATATATCTTCTATCAGAAACTACTCGGATCTACCCAAGGCTGCACATCAGTATGTTGAAAGGATAGAAGAACTTGTGGGTGTACCCATTCATTACATTGGTGTCGGGCCAGGACGTGATTCCCTTATATACAAATGA